The Pseudanabaena sp. ABRG5-3 nucleotide sequence AGTTTGGATTTAGATACTTTACAAATCACTGATGCTAAAAACCAGTATGAGTTTGAAGATTATTTCAATCTAAGGTTAGTGACCTCTGGATTTGCATTATTTTTAAGTATTATTATCCCCATCTTTGTGGGCTATTCATGGGATATTCTCGTTGTTGTCAGTCTGTTAGCATTACTTAGAACTTTAGAAGCAATTAGTGCCACCCTATATGGATTAATTCAGAAGAGAGAGGAGATGAAAACTTTAGCTTTTTTAGGAATTGCTAAAAGTGTTATTTCGATCAGCTTACTTGGGATAATTCTTTATTTAACAGGTAACTTAGTTTTAGGTCTCATATGCTTAATTCTATTTCGCATTATCTATCTATTTTTCTATGAATCATCCTCTAGTCTTGCAACAGTTAATTCCTATAATTCATTAGTAAGTAATGGTTTGTCTCCTCAATCTACACAAATTGATTTGTCTAAGCTTTTTGATAAAAAATGGTATTCCCAAAAGTTATTTACACTTACCAAGTTAGCTTTACCGATGGGAATTGTGACTTTGCTAGTTAGCTTTAATGCCAATGTCCCTAGATATCTCATTGAAAAGTATATAGGTGAGGCTTCTCTAGGAGTTTTTGCCAGCATCGCTAGTCTGATGATGATTGGTGACACAGTTTTAAATCCCCTCGGAGCTTCTACGATTCCGAGAATGTCTCGATATTACGCTGAAGGGAATTTTAAAACATTCTGGCAAATTTTGAGTAAATTAATAGCGATCGCCATAATCATGGGAG carries:
- a CDS encoding lipopolysaccharide biosynthesis protein gives rise to the protein MSDSQARKPLRKLFSWLFLAFIIIAFSQFLVNVLLVKFCDKALVGRFALANAITIPIFAFTSLDLDTLQITDAKNQYEFEDYFNLRLVTSGFALFLSIIIPIFVGYSWDILVVVSLLALLRTLEAISATLYGLIQKREEMKTLAFLGIAKSVISISLLGIILYLTGNLVLGLICLILFRIIYLFFYESSSSLATVNSYNSLVSNGLSPQSTQIDLSKLFDKKWYSQKLFTLTKLALPMGIVTLLVSFNANVPRYLIEKYIGEASLGVFASIASLMMIGDTVLNPLGASTIPRMSRYYAEGNFKTFWQILSKLIAIAIIMGVIIMTTCWLFGQPILETLYRKEYGQYTQLLTVLMLAGSIEDISSFIGQSITATRNFQIKMVVSATVVTISALLALWLIPSQGLNGAAIAVLIGSAIDLGLNGIAILYIAKKHHKNKLRST